The Naumovozyma castellii chromosome 2, complete genome sequence AAAGTAGTGTTGTACCCGTATATATATAACCCACAACAAATGTGGACCGTACAAGTGAATCCATCTTAATGATAGATGTGTTAGGTGcttctttattatatattatgaGCCCCATGTAGTTAAAAGATGTTATGCATGTTAGAAATTGGCTTGTGATGACAACAACACGTTGAAGGAAATCTCCTGGCGACgtcatttgaagatttaaGTTTAAGCTAAATTGGATAAAGAGAAGAACACCCAAAATTTTGCCATATACACCTGGGTTAGTCACTGATAATGGATATGTTGGTTTGCAATACTTCCCATCTTGGTTATTAGTGCTTTCTCCAACTCTATGTTGCTGGCTTTTTCCTGAGTCCattcttaataaattttgtcTGATTATAGTTGCAACTGTTCTTTACTAACGGAAAGCAGTATTACTTTAGGATGTCAACTAAAGTTctgttcaaaatattcgtTATTAGTCTCCCTCTGACTTGGTACCCTTTTTACGTAATCAGTTACGTATTGGCGTTTGATCTCTTTTGGACCTGAGCAGTTagaataaattaaagaCCCCCATggatattttttaaaatttgaaaccCACCTCCAAGTTACAATGAAAAAGtaataaacaaaacttATTAGTTAGTTTTATAGTTATTGCAACCttatattttaattgaaataaATTCTAATTTAATGTATAATCTGTCGAACTTATTTATGATTCCATTCCCCCAGCTCTCTTTCCGGCTCCATTACCAGGAGAAGCCGAATGTCAAGCCTTACGACGCTCAGCAAACTTTACCTATAAATAGATAAAAAACTAGTTCATAGAAAAACAGATTAGAAAAATTGCCAAATACATATATAATATAGGAATACAATTCCGCTAGCAAAGCATCGATGAAACTTTTTTAAGCAAATAATTCTACCCagtttaataatttctgaAGTCCTTCACCAAAGTTCTGATCTATTCTACCAATATCTCATTATAAATGATGCATCCATTAGAGGTACATAGTTAGTAgtctgaaaaattaggGAAGCTCACCTTTTCCGTTTCAGATGGTAGAACTGAAAAGGTTGCAGTAATATGGCATAATATTTCCTAGCGGCCATATCTACGTAATTCCCAATATCTTAATGGAGGGTATACCAACCCTGAAAATGCCATACTTAACCACATAGCAATATCTCCACCGGTCTCACCAAATTTTCTTGCAAGGGGTCCAATCCAATATGCTTGTGCCATACCAACGACAACACCGGCAACACCACAAAGAAATGCAAATGTTGCGGCGTATCCATGTGTCAGTACTTCTGGATCATCCCATTTGTTCCAATTGTATTTATGACTAGTAGCTAAATGCCTCCTTTTTAATAGGTGAATGTTTGTAATTGTAGCCTCTTTTGTACTATCAGTCTTATCCTTATTATTCTCAAAATTATTCTGCAATGCTGTTGAGTTTCCTACCACAGGCTCTAGCGGTTCGAactcctcttcttcctcacCCTCAGTGGTGTCAGATCCAGATTTGCTCTTATCAAATTCTGGGAATTCCTTATAGTATAAATGATGGAAATACTCTCTGAAAATAACATTCTCTTCTAATAACAGTATGAAATACATACTAATCCAATACCCAATCATAGGTAGAAAGTTACCCAAAATGGTACTGAAATGGTTACGACCTACCAATGCACAAACCAGGCAGATAATCATACAAACGATGGACCAAAACCAACGCGGTACCTTGGCTGCTTTAACACTAGCAAGTTGTACCGAAAACGCTGCGGAATACgtattaataatattattggaGATTAAACTTAGAAGTAAAACCACTACAcaaaatttaccaaatcCATTCCAACGTTTAAATCCGGCATGTAATAATCCACCCATACCATATTTGTTGTAGTCGTCGTTCCATGGTTCATATGTGGCAGCTACCGTAGATAGACAAAGACCTAATACACCAACAAATAAGGTAGGTACCACAGTTCCTAGAAATGTCAACATGAACACTTGGAACTTAGATGTGTCTTCaggaaacaaaatataataatcaGCCGTAATAGATCCCCAGGTAGCTGTAATACTGTAACATAACGAAAAAAAACTTAACCAATTACCCTTTAAGGTTAGACGATCAGGAATGGGACTCTTAAAATCGTCAATATAATGATACTTGTCACTTGAAGAAATGTAAAGTAGAATAAACATTAGCCAAACAGGAATCGATAGATAAGTTTCCACCTTCAAGACCTGCTTAATACCGAACACAGCAACTAAAAACGAAAAAAGGGTGACGATCAAAACACCGACCCATAATGGAACTTTATCATTGGAGATGGATGCTAACATTTCACCACCAACGACTGAATTAACTACGGACCAACCCATCACACCAATAATAGCTGCCAGAGCaacaaatttaacaaaCCACCAACCAAATAGATATCTAGCAGTGACCATTTGTCTACAACCAGATTGTGGACCCATAATGGAACAATATGCTGCAACAAGACAACCAATGGCCATGGATACTATCCCGGATACCATACTCTCATTAAATGTtaaaccaaataataagGGCCCCAGAAGGAATGAAGACATCGATGAAAGGGAACCAGTTGCAGCTAACCAATATCCAGCAACATGAATGAACTGCTTTCTCTTTGAACCTCTCTCATAGGGAGATATACGCTCAATACCTGTAGCTTCCACTCCCAGGGAGTCCAATTTCTTAGATAGTAAATTTGCTGTGTGTAACAATCTTCGTAGATATGACGGCGACTTTTTTACTGTCGTAAATTCTGTTTCAGCTACCTCTATCTTTTCTATTGTCGGTTTCagcatttttcttttctttatctGTAATTTGACTTGTAATTTACTGTTGCCTTTAAAGGAAAGTCCTGCGCTTTTTAGTGattgtttttcaatagGGGCTAGAACAATGACGCAAAGAAAAGTATGTTACTTTTTATATCTATCAGTTGATTGAAAGTTAGTTCTATGCTAATGACTGCCTTTTTCGACCTAGGGAATCTTTGACTCATCCCACGATTAGATAgcattttttcttttcgaCGCGGTGACGGAGTCATATTCGTATTTGAACTGGGTGTGGTAGATGCGGCACGCCACAGATGTAGTGATAAGCGTGAGATGGTAACAAAATAGTCAACAAGCAATAACCAGGAATTACTTTCACTTTCATAGGATTATTGTCttgattttaaatttccTAATAGGCCAGTTGAAAGCCAATTAGTTTATTAACTTGGTGAATGGATAAAATAATACCCACATGGAACTGAACCGACTTACCGTCTCCACTATGCCAGAAAGCTGACTTGAATATCCCAAGTCTGCTATTTGAAAGGTAGATGACGTTGGAGATGAAAGAATACTTAACTGCCAAATTAGTTGTTATTAAAAACTTCTTTAAAAGTGGAAACTCCTATATTTTAACTTTACCAAatcaaaactttcaatCAAGAACTCAGGACAAACCCAACCCAACCATTGCCAGTTATTGAATACATACATTTTAAGCTTACTTTTCAATGTACTTAGCATAGGAATAGTACTTTTAGCTGAATTTCAATGGGGTTAAAAATGCTATAAAACAAACAgtgaaattttatttttcagaaATTGATCTCTTGGCCCAGTTGGTTAAGGCACGGTGCTAATAACGCCGGGATCAGCGGTTCGATCCCGCTAGagatcattattttttgaatctCGTCTTAAAGTAGAACTCTGTACAGGAAGAatataacaataataataacagaATTTTTTAATAGTTAAATACCTCTTAGTAAGAGAATAAAAACTTTGTACAAGGGTTCAACCCCATCttataaataaagaatatgCATAATATAATATCGTCTACTTTCGTTTTGTTATTCcaatttgttcaaattcaatcaaCTTCATCCCATTTGTCCACTTTCATTGTACCCCTTTCAGCCAAATTGGTATGGAACTTAAAGGCATTCTTTAACATATGAGGTTCATGTAGACAACCGTGCTTGGCAGCATAATGTTCTGatctttccaaataatcAGTTAACAATGATTTATAATCAGGATGAGCACATTGTTTTATAATTTCACGAGCTCTATCTCTTGGACATAGACCTCTCAAATCGGCCAAACCTTGTTCAGTGACGAGAATATCCAAATCATGTTCAGTTTGATCCACATGAGATGCCATTGGAACAATAGATGAAATACCCGTTGGGTCCACTTTAGTAGGTCTTGCAGATGGGGCATGCATGATGGACAATTTTGCATTTCTTAAGAAGTCTGCTGAACCACCTAACCCATTCAACATACGAGACCCATTCACATTTGTAGAATTAGCATGAGCGTAGATGTCTACTTCTACTGGGGTATTCATGGCAATGACACCCAATCTACGGATCATTTCTGGATTATTGGACACCACTTGAGATCTTAAACAAATCTTATTCTTGAAACTATCCCAATTGGCAAATGCTCTTTCGAACCCATTTTCTGTCAACCTAATGGATGTAGCAGTTGCGAAATCCAATGAtccattttcaaacaaaTCTAGGAATGAATCTTGCAACACTTCTGTCCAAACGTTCAAATGCTTAAAATTTGCATCTGTCAAACCTTCAATGACAGCATTAGCAATGTTACCAATACCACTTTGCAATGGTAATAGATTTTCAGGTAATCTACCATGTTTGACTTCATTTCTGAAGAATTCCACCAAATTGTTAGCAATACCTTTGGACATTTCATCGGATGGTGTGTTTGGTGGTACTTTATCCCTTGTGGTGGATTCCACAATGGCAATAACCTTCTCAGGATCCAGTGGGATGGAGTCTACACCGCATCTATCGTCCACTTTAACGTATGGGTATGGTTGTCTGTATGGTGGATTGACAGGCATATCGATATCATGAATACCTTCAAAAGAGGGAGTAGCCGTGTTCACTTCAACGATAATCTTGTCTGCCACAGCCATGAACTCTGGGGACCCACCGACTGAAGGCCCGGGCACAATGGACCCATCCTCCTTGATTGCTGTGGCTTCAATGATCATATAATCCAGGATTTTATTGTCTGTACGTTCTCTTGTGTAGAATCCATACATTAGATCTTGAGGAAACATGGAAAGATGCTTGTcgaagaatttaatttgACCTGAGTTGATTGCCTTAGCGATTGGTTTACCGACTTGATGAGGAGCTCTCTTGATAATCATATCATGTTCAGCCCACTTATTCTCCTCCGGTCCCGCAGAGGCACCGACGAATAGGTTAAATTTCAGTTTGCCCTGTAAGTTGTTTTTCTCGACGTGTTCAATGAGAGCATCTGGGACAGCCTTAGGGGTCCCGACCCCGGTGAAACCGGACCAACCCAAGTACTGACCGTTCTTGAACAATGGGATCAGTTCATGTGGTTGTTTTACTTTCTTCAAGTAAGGAAGGTACCTCACTCTTTCCTTCAATAAGTTCGAGATTGTCATGTTTGCCTGTTTGCctgtttgtttgtttgttttaGCTTAGTACttagtaaaaaaaatgtgTTCAGAGACCTTTCCGTGTTCACGTTGAAAGGACAGAAGCAGCAGCTGAGcttgttatatatatatacaaatATCTGTGTGCTTCACGGTGGATGGGTCGAGTGGATCTGTCGAGGACGAATGAGAGTTTAACAGCAGAAGTTTGTTGCTCGAAGGATGAGGGCCAATCAGCATCTGCCGCGTCAAAATTGCGGGGGCGCCGCATCGGACACACACGTAATAAGATACTTTTTGTTATATACATAATATGGGCTAAGGGAACCAGTGGTTGGTCTGGTGCTCACAATGGCAGAGTTTATTCCGATCATCGGCTTCTGCGAGAATGCACACGTATGAGAACGGGGTATCGTATTATATAAGATGCTATTTGTATACATTTTCTTAAACTTTAACTAACCGAAGATTTCGTTCCACAGCAACTTCTTCAGGTCCTTTGTCGTCAGCACATCCTTGTAGGAATCAAACTCGAAAAAGGACTTCGGGATAGGTTCACCCGTGGGCTCGTCATTAGGGTCATGATACGTCTTCAAATATGGATGCGCTAATGCTTCCTCTGCTGTGATTCTGCTACGTGGGTCGAAAATAAGCATTCTTTGTAAAAGATCAATTCCCAGTGGGTTAACATTGGGGAAAACCTTCTCCCAGGGGACAGGCTCGTATTTGGGTAGCGTGGTAATATACTCTCTTGCTCTTCTTGATTCAATGCACAATAGATCTCTCCCACTAGGCGTCCCAATAAGACCGAATATTAACATTAGTTGATGACGGTAATCCTTCCCCGGGAATATGGGCCTCTTCATGAATAACTCAGCCAGAATACAACCACAGGACCATATGTCCATTGCCTTGGAATATCTGGCAGCAGTTAGCATCACCTCTGGTGCACGATACCATCTGGTAGCCACATATTCCGTCATACCGTTTTGTAATTGTGCGTTGggttcatcatcaccagTGTcctcttcaataattcttgCTAATCCAAAATCACAGATCTTTAAATCACAGTtggaatttattaaaaggTTGGATGGTTTCAAATCTCGATGAATGACATTAGATCCGTGTAACACTTTCACCGCTCTCAACGTCTGATATATGAAATATTGTATATGGTCATCAGTAAGATTCTGTGTCGATATCACACGATGCAAATCTGTCTGCATCAACTCTTGTATAATGTACACTTCATTAAAATTCTCAAAGGATTCAGGTCTTTGAATGTCgaaaatggaaatgatattttcatGCTGGAAATGTTTCAAGATCTTAATCTCTCTTAATGTTCGTAATGCAAATAATGGTTTGTCGAATGGttcaatcttcttgatGGCAACAATCTCCCCCGTAGGTTTATGAACAGCTGAACAAACAACCCCATAAGCACCTTCCCCAAGAAGGGATTTTAATTGGAAATCActggaaatattgaaaacgATTTTCTTCCCCATGGCTCTGGTTAGTTTTATATTTGTTATTCTTGAATGGTAGTTTGCTTCTTGTGTAGTCTTGAGAACTAAACGGAAGAAAGTTCAAAATACTAATATCCTTATATATGTCTAGGGAATTCAACTACTTTTCTAAATCAGGTAATTATCTAAAACGGACTGGAACAAAGGAACATTCTCTTTTCTCACTGAATAACCGTGTTAATTTTCGCATCACCGAATTGAAGAATGCGGacaaaaatttcatttccaGATTCGTTTCACATTGATACAGTTGAAACGGGAGATGCCAATTGGGCTCTCTACACACATTGCTGGGTCcaatataaaaatatctttGTAGTTTGGGTGATCGAAGGACGTTAGAGCACCGGGTATTATCACCCTCTTCACCTGATACTATTACGTACATAAACCATGAAACTGGGGTCGTTCCAGATGTTACAGCAACACCAAGGGATACTTATCTACATACACCTTATGCTGAAGAAGTTTACTTCCTCCGCTATGAACAAATGCattctctctctctctctctctctctctcaGCTTCGattatatattaaatatgaCGTCGCCGCCTATGCAACGGGAATCTTGTTTTTACACAATAGAAGTAGCGAAGTATCGGAACTAACGTATAACTCGATCAAACGGGGCTGTTCACTAAAGTGTGGATCTCCAGATAGCTCTTCCAAATCACGTAAAATGTACGTAgataatacaataaaaaaGGCTTGGCGCAGTTTTCCCTAAGATTCACCGATCCGAACAAAACTGGGAATTTAAATGCGAGTGAAAAAGAGCAGTCAAATTTACAAAGAGTTTCTAGAAAGGGGTTCCATTCAGGACAAGTgacaagaacaacaacaatgaaGCTATTCTCATGGCTACCCATATGCGGTATCGTCATTAGTCTGTTGAACTTGACTCTAGCTGCCGATGAGTTTGTGCCCAAAGTGACAAGAACCATCTCGAAACTATCGTTTAATGTAGCCGCTTTTGATGACTCCACCATCTTACtgaaattggaagataatGTCTTATATCGTACTACTAATAATGGGGAAACATGGAACCCCGTGAAGGGGATTGATGGCGATGTTATTTGGGTcgatattgatgaatttaacAGTCATGACAGAGCCTTTGTTACCTCCAGAAAACTTGGTGAATTTTACGTTACCGACGACCAAGGTGACTCCTGGAGAAAGATTTCCATTGATGTTCCTGATAATGGTGACCCAAGTCCATGTGGACTCTTTACACATCCAACAAACAAAGATTTTTTGAATGTAAGATGCAATGTTTGTGAAAAGAGGGCCCAAAACCAACCACGTGAAGCTGATAAAAACCCAAAACCTAGTgttccaccaccaccaccaccggGGAAGGAGATTGGCAACTTATATAATCCAAATCGTCCCCGCTGTCAATTGCTTACCTTTGTATCGAAAAATAATGGGAAATCGTTTACTCAAATCAAGGCACCATCTTTCGATGCCTCGAAGAAGGACCATCTCGAAACAACACAATGTTCATTTATTAGATCAACCAAGGGGTCTCAATTGGGTGATTCCGAATCTAATCTCTTATGTCTATACAAAGTCGTAGAGGAGAATTCTGAGAAATCAACTTTGGAAAGAACTATTACTGACTTATTCGTCACATCCGATTGGGGGAAGACAGTTAAATCCCTAGATACATTTAAAGATTTGGCAATCTCTTCATTCAATGTTTTAGATTCTAGTATCCTCATTCAAACAAATGAAGATGCAtataattccaattccGCCAAGAAGTTATGGGTCTCCAGAGATGGTGTAACATTCAAAGAGGCATATCTTCCAACTGAATTAAGATACTCTATATCGGGAAAGATAACAGAAGATTCCGTCGGTAGAATTATTTTACCTATCAATGCGAAGAAAACAGAAGATGAGAAGGATACTTCAGTGCTCGCTGAGATCTTGATATCAGATTCTTCAGGATTAAAATTCGAACCATTTGAATGGTCCAAGGCAGATATTAGAGGATATTCACAACTTTCTCAACCTAAGCATTTGAAAGGAACAATGCTTGGTTCGTTTTTCCCCAGAAATCGTCGTGCTCGCAAGGGTTCTaagaaacaacaagaaaaatcttcttcaaaggGCATAACGAAGATATCTGTTGATAATGGCCAATCTTGGAGTAACTTGAGGATTGTCGATTCTAAAAATAAAGACCTTTTCCCATGTGATATTGATGACGTTGAAAAATGTTCACTTCACATTCCAATGATGTTGTTTGGGAGTGATGACTATGTTAGTGCAGGAATCATGATGGCAGTTGGTTTTGCAGGTGATGGTTCTAATTCTGATTGGGAAAATGAACAAACTTTTCTCTCCAGAGATGGTGGTTTAACATGGCAGTTAGCCTTTGAGTTCCCAACCGTTTTTGCTATGGGTGATTCAGGTAACGTCATTGTTGCTGTTCCCTTTAACCCAGAGGAGGACGACGATCCGGAGGCTGAATTTTACTATTCACTTGACCAAGGTAAATCGTGGACCGAATATCAATTACAGAAACCTATTATCCCAGTTACACTTACTTCCACAACTCCAGATGGTTCCGGACTCAATTTTGTCTTGAGTGGAATGGATTTTAGCCAACCTAAGGCATCATCTGATagtaattttatttatgcGATTGATTTTTCAGAACTCTTCAATGGAAAGATTTGTAAAACTGATGATTTTGAGACATGGTCCTTGGCCGAAGGTAAATGTGTTGCTGGTGTTAAATACTCTTACAGCAGAAGAAAGCAGGACGCAAAATGTATTTCCAAAAAACTATTTGAAGATCTTCAATTAAAGGAAGAAATCTGTGACCAGTGTACCAAGGATGATTACGAATGttcttttgaattttcaaaggATCAGAACGGAGGATGTGTTCCAGATTACAAATTGTTATCCCTTTCAGGAGCCTGTTCAAAAGCAAAGAATGATGCAATCCAACTAAAACCAATGCAATTAATTAGTGGAACTAAGTGTAAGAAGGAACTACAAGTGGATACTGTGAATGTGCCTTGTAAGGGTGTTCCTGATTCAAATAAGCATAAAGATAAAGGTAAAAATAGAGGTGAACCAATAGTTGTTACGGAGAACTCGTTTGACGGTAAAATGATGTTCTaccaatattttgattcCATTGATCATGAATCAGTAATATTAGGTGACACTGATGGTAAATACTATATTTCTCACGATGGTGGCCAAACTATGCAACCATTTGATTCTGACGGTGAATCCATTGTAGAAGTCGTGTTTAATCCATATTTCAATACGTCAGCATACCTGTTCGGTAAAGATGGGACCTTGTTTGTTACTAACGATGGTGGTTACACATTTACAACTACTGAACTGCCAGATACCATCCAACTAGGTTTCCCACTAGACTTCCATGCTAAGGATGAAAAGACTTTTATTTACTACGGTGGTAAGAATTGTGACTCAATTCTTAGCGCTGATTGTCATCCAGTAGCCTATATCACCAAAGATGGTGGTCAAACATTTAAAGAGTTGTTAGATAGCACAATTCATTGTGAATTCTGTGGCTCACAATACAAACATCCATATGATCAAAATATGATTATATGTCAGGTTAAGGAAACAGGATCTACCAAACGTACTTTGGTTTCTTCCACTGACTACTTTAAGAACGATAAGAAGGTAATCtttgataatatattaGGCTATATGTCTGATGGTGAATTCAGCATTGTTGCTGTGATTCACGATGAAAAGGAACTTAGGACTTATGTTTCAGCTGATGGTGATGAATTTGCAGAAGCTAAATTACCtcaagatttggaaaatatcaaaCAGAAAGCGTTTACTGTGATCCCAGCACATTCACCATCTGTATTCTTACATTATACCACGAACTCCGGTCGTGGTGTAAGCTTTGGCCGTCTACTAAAATCAAATTCTAATGGTACTTCTTTCGTTACATTGGAACCAGGAGTCAATAGAAACGATGCCGGTCTAGTTGATTTTGAGAAGATTCAGGGACTGGAAGGGATAATGGTGATAAACGTTGTTGACAACTTAGAACAAGTAAGAAGCAAGAATGAAgcaaagaaattgaaaacgaAGGTAACGTTTAACGATGGGGCCGACTGGGATTTTTTGAAACCTCCAACCAAGGATTCTAATGGAAAGAAGTACTCATGTTCTTCTAAAAATCTCAATAAATGTTCGTTGAATTTACATGGTTACACAGAACGTTCTGACTTCCGTGATACATACTCATCAGGCTCTGCTCTAGGCTACATGGTCGGTATCGGTAATGTCGGTGAATATCTACAGTCATACGACGAAGCCTCTACGTTCTTAACAACAGATGGAGGATTAACCTGGTCCGAAATAAAGAAAGGAGCTTATCAATACGAATATGGTGACCATGGTGGTATCATTGTCCTTGTGGCAGATAAAACCGCAACAGACACCCTTTCATATTCGTTGGATGCAGGGAAGACATGGACTGACTACAAATTTGctgatgaaaaaattatcGTTGATGATCTGATTACTGTTCCAAAAGATTCAGCAATGAGATTTTTATTGATTGGGCAATCATCATCTATTAGAGGTGCTAATACTAAAACTTTTACCATTGATTTTAGTGGCAGTTTTAAGAGACAATGTATTCTAGAtgttgataatgaagattcAGATGACTTTGATTACTTTTCCCTTAACCCATCAAAGTCTGAATGTTTGTTCGGTCACCAAAAACAATACTTACATAAGATCCATGACGATTGTTTTGTTGGTAATGTTCCATTAACTGATTTCACAAGGATTACAAAGAATTGCTCTTGTACTAGAAATGATTTCGAGTGTGATTACAATTTCTATAAGGCCAATGACGGTACATGTAAATTGGTTGAGGGGTTAACACCTATTCCTGCATCTGATATCTGTAAAAAGAACCCTGATTTAATCGAATTTTCAGAACCAACTGGTTACAGAATGATCCCATTATCCACATGTCAAGGTGGATTAAAACTCCATGTTGCAGCTGATACCTACCCATGTCCAGggaaagaacaagaatttaatACTCTCCATGGCATTGCTGGAAgatcttttattttaatcTTCTTGATTCCCTTCATAATATTTGTTCTCGTGGCATGGTTCGTCTACGTACGTGGTATTAGACGAAATGGTGGTTTTGCAAGATTTGGTGAAATTAGACTTGGCGAAGATGATTTGATTGAAAACAATGGTACTGATAAAGCTGTAAATTATATCGTTAAGACAGGTCTGTATCTCTTTTCTGGGATATATGCCGGTTATCAACTAGCGAAACGTTCTACCAATGGTCTATTGTCAAAATGGCAAAACAGATCAAATAGAAGAGGTCCAAGTTATTCATCTCTGTTGGATGATCAATTCCTAGATGATGCTGACGATTTATTAACAGGAcatgatgaagatgctaATGATTTGTCTAGCTTTGCCGATCAAGATAGcaattttgatattgatgaagatagTATTCCTCCAGAAATTGTACCTCAGCCATATTCAGATGAACATCCGGCGGATACTCCGGCTGTTGAAACAGACGATGTGCCAGCTGCCGAGCAAGAGACAGAAGCATCCACAAATACCGATACTACCTAAGTAATttgtatttatatattatacagtacatttaaattattgaacTATAGACGAtgcatttttatttttatagaaatttcttctccttgAATGTTTACCGCCCATTATAGCTCTTCACCTCAGTAATTTTCACTAATCCGTTTGAAAAACATAATGAGCGGAGCAATGAACTGATCAAGTTACCACTTGCTTGAGAAATGCTGTGCAGCTaggatcaattgaatacCTAACATTGATATCAAGAGGATGAGTAAAGCAATAGAACCCtgtaaaaataattt is a genomic window containing:
- the PEP1 gene encoding type I sorting receptor (ancestral locus Anc_8.163), with the protein product MKLFSWLPICGIVISLLNLTLAADEFVPKVTRTISKLSFNVAAFDDSTILLKLEDNVLYRTTNNGETWNPVKGIDGDVIWVDIDEFNSHDRAFVTSRKLGEFYVTDDQGDSWRKISIDVPDNGDPSPCGLFTHPTNKDFLNVRCNVCEKRAQNQPREADKNPKPSVPPPPPPGKEIGNLYNPNRPRCQLLTFVSKNNGKSFTQIKAPSFDASKKDHLETTQCSFIRSTKGSQLGDSESNLLCLYKVVEENSEKSTLERTITDLFVTSDWGKTVKSLDTFKDLAISSFNVLDSSILIQTNEDAYNSNSAKKLWVSRDGVTFKEAYLPTELRYSISGKITEDSVGRIILPINAKKTEDEKDTSVLAEILISDSSGLKFEPFEWSKADIRGYSQLSQPKHLKGTMLGSFFPRNRRARKGSKKQQEKSSSKGITKISVDNGQSWSNLRIVDSKNKDLFPCDIDDVEKCSLHIPMMLFGSDDYVSAGIMMAVGFAGDGSNSDWENEQTFLSRDGGLTWQLAFEFPTVFAMGDSGNVIVAVPFNPEEDDDPEAEFYYSLDQGKSWTEYQLQKPIIPVTLTSTTPDGSGLNFVLSGMDFSQPKASSDSNFIYAIDFSELFNGKICKTDDFETWSLAEGKCVAGVKYSYSRRKQDAKCISKKLFEDLQLKEEICDQCTKDDYECSFEFSKDQNGGCVPDYKLLSLSGACSKAKNDAIQLKPMQLISGTKCKKELQVDTVNVPCKGVPDSNKHKDKGKNRGEPIVVTENSFDGKMMFYQYFDSIDHESVILGDTDGKYYISHDGGQTMQPFDSDGESIVEVVFNPYFNTSAYLFGKDGTLFVTNDGGYTFTTTELPDTIQLGFPLDFHAKDEKTFIYYGGKNCDSILSADCHPVAYITKDGGQTFKELLDSTIHCEFCGSQYKHPYDQNMIICQVKETGSTKRTLVSSTDYFKNDKKVIFDNILGYMSDGEFSIVAVIHDEKELRTYVSADGDEFAEAKLPQDLENIKQKAFTVIPAHSPSVFLHYTTNSGRGVSFGRLLKSNSNGTSFVTLEPGVNRNDAGLVDFEKIQGLEGIMVINVVDNLEQVRSKNEAKKLKTKVTFNDGADWDFLKPPTKDSNGKKYSCSSKNLNKCSLNLHGYTERSDFRDTYSSGSALGYMVGIGNVGEYLQSYDEASTFLTTDGGLTWSEIKKGAYQYEYGDHGGIIVLVADKTATDTLSYSLDAGKTWTDYKFADEKIIVDDLITVPKDSAMRFLLIGQSSSIRGANTKTFTIDFSGSFKRQCILDVDNEDSDDFDYFSLNPSKSECLFGHQKQYLHKIHDDCFVGNVPLTDFTRITKNCSCTRNDFECDYNFYKANDGTCKLVEGLTPIPASDICKKNPDLIEFSEPTGYRMIPLSTCQGGLKLHVAADTYPCPGKEQEFNTLHGIAGRSFILIFLIPFIIFVLVAWFVYVRGIRRNGGFARFGEIRLGEDDLIENNGTDKAVNYIVKTGLYLFSGIYAGYQLAKRSTNGLLSKWQNRSNRRGPSYSSLLDDQFLDDADDLLTGHDEDANDLSSFADQDSNFDIDEDSIPPEIVPQPYSDEHPADTPAVETDDVPAAEQETEASTNTDTT